In Pseudomonas coleopterorum, the genomic window CGGGGTGTTGGCAGGAATCATTAGCCAGCTATATAGTTTTCCTACTCCTGCCGCCCCAATCTCGAGGTCACCGTGAAGACTGCTGTCGCGCCTCCTGCGCAAGCTGTTGATACCCCTCATCCAAACGCCGAATCCTTCAACGAGCAGTACATCGAAAAAGGCACCCCGCAGTTCCTGCGGACCGTCCTCGCCTTGTTCAGCGGCGGCTTCGCCACCTTTGCCCTGCTGTATTGCGTGCAACCGATGATGCCGATCCTGTCCCACGAGTTCGGCATCAACGCCGCCCAGAGCAGCCTGGTGCTGTCGGTGGCGACCGGGATGCTGGCCATCGGGTTGTTGATCACCGGGCCGATCTCCGACAGCATCGGCCGCAAGCCGGTCATGGTCGCGGCCCTGTTCTGCGCTGCGGCATGCACGATCGGTAGCGCCTTGATGCCGAGCTGGGACGGCGTCCTGCTGTTGCGCGCCCTCACCGGGCTTAGCCTAAGTGGCCTCGCGGCGGTGGCCATGACCTACCTGAGCGAAGAGATACACCCCCAGCACATCGGCCTGGCCATGGGTTTGTACATTGGCGGCAATGCCATCGGTGGCATGAGCGGACGCTTGATCACCGGCGTGCTGATCGACTTCGTCAGCTGGCACACCGCTCTGCTGGTGGTGGGCGGGCTGGCACTGGTTGCAGCAGCGGTGTTCGTGAAAATCCTTCCCGAATCGCGCAACTTCCGCGCACGC contains:
- a CDS encoding MFS transporter produces the protein MKTAVAPPAQAVDTPHPNAESFNEQYIEKGTPQFLRTVLALFSGGFATFALLYCVQPMMPILSHEFGINAAQSSLVLSVATGMLAIGLLITGPISDSIGRKPVMVAALFCAAACTIGSALMPSWDGVLLLRALTGLSLSGLAAVAMTYLSEEIHPQHIGLAMGLYIGGNAIGGMSGRLITGVLIDFVSWHTALLVVGGLALVAAAVFVKILPESRNFRARRMNPRGLIEGFTMHFKDAGLPWLFLEAFLLMGSFVTLFNYIGYRLLAEPYNMSQALVGLLSVVYLAGIYSSAQVGSLADKHGRRKVFWMSIVLMFAGLLVTLFSPVPVILLGMLMFTFGFFGAHSVASSWIGRRALTAKGQASSLYLFSYYAGSSVAGTAGGMAWHYGGWTGVGGFIAGLLTVALVVAAKLAKLQPVGMSKL